In one Silene latifolia isolate original U9 population chromosome 10, ASM4854445v1, whole genome shotgun sequence genomic region, the following are encoded:
- the LOC141608341 gene encoding uncharacterized protein LOC141608341 has protein sequence MRKLELSRYMSKWSVHLSGYDIQYEPRTAIKSQALADFMSDFSPVIQNLAGKEILNLEESKEGEACTLHTDGASNQRGAGVGLAYNDSLLIGNHVNDTYTARDSKMIAYLKVVKGLKQKFKAFKIVQVPRDQNVEDDALATLGATFKPTELSNIPIVHVLEPGIQKLVEEDIGELEEQQDAEHVNGAGILVNIDEQQAGPNWRKAYLEWLMEDKLPTDQREEVASWTLLEVLGQDKGTDFENLRKRLEELGGKWEDELPLVLWSDRTTPKMALGQIPFSLVFGAEAVIPSEILVPTHRYGCMTGELNHAEMIRSLDIIDELRTSAQIRLVSYKQSVARSYNKNVKIRFLEVGDLVLRKVF, from the exons ATGAGGAAGCTTGAGTTATCAAGATAtatgtcaaaatggtctgtacacctcagtggatatGACATCCAATATGAGCCACGAACTGCGATAAAATCACAAGCATTGGCTGACTTtatgtcagacttcagcccagttATCCAAAATCTGGCTGGAAAAGAGATACTGAACTTAGAAGAAAGTAAGGAAGGCGAAGCCTGTACGCTGCACACAGATGGAGCCTCAAACCAAAGAGGAGCAGGAGTTGGTCTG GCATACAACGACTCTCTACTCATAGGGAACCATGTGAATGACACTTATACAGCTAGGGACTCCAAGATGATAGCCTATCTCAAAGTAGTCAAGGGCCTGAAACAGAAATTCAAGGCCTTCAAAATTGTTCAAGTTCCCAGGGACCAGAACGTGGAGGATGATGCactagcaaccctgggggcaacattcaaaccaacagaacTGTCCAACATACCAATCGTGCATGTGTTAGAACCAGGCATACAAAAGCTAGTAGAAGAAGACATAGGAGAGCTGGAAGAACAACAAGATGCAGAGCATGTAAATGGGGCAGGAATATTGGTGAACATAGACGAGCAGCAGGCTGGCCCCAATTGGCGTAAAGCCTACCTAGAGTGGCTAATGGAAGACAAGCTGCCAACAGACCAAAGGGAG GAAGTCGCTAGCTGGACCCTACTTGAGGTGCTTGGACAAGACAAAGGCACAGACT TTGAAAACTTGAGGAAAAGATTGGAGGAGTTAGGAGGAAAATGGGAAGATGAGCTGCCCCTGGTGCTGTGGTCAGATAGGACAACTCCAAAGATGGCGTTAGGTCAAATACCCTTCAGCCTCGTTTTTGGGGCAGAGGCAGTGATACCGTCAGAGATTCTAGTTCCCacccacaggtatggatgtatgacaggggaactgaaccaTGCGGAGATGATCAGGAGCCTGGATATTATAGATGAATTGAGAACAAGCGCTCAAATACGCTTAGTCTCCTACAAGCAGTCAGTCGCCAGAAGTTACAATAAGAACGTAAAAATCAGgttcctggaggtaggagacctagtTCTCCGGAAGGTATTCTAA